A window of Paenibacillus sp. 19GGS1-52 contains these coding sequences:
- the glnA gene encoding type I glutamate--ammonia ligase — translation MSVEKVLQTIKENNIEWVDFRFVDLGGRAHHISLPATEVEEETFVNGVAFDGSSITGFRGIEESDMVMMPDPSTTYIDPFTAHPTLNIMCDIFTPDGERYERDPRGIAVKAEEFLQASGVGTAAFFAPESEFFIFDDVRYESGMNSSSYFVDSEEAVWNTNRKDEGGNLAFKVGVKGGYVPVAPVDSQQDIRSEMCRLLAEAGLRIERHHHEVATAGQAEINFRFDTLKKTADNLLTYKYIVQNTARQYGKVATFMPKPLFGDNGSGMHVHQSIFNGDEPLFYEKGAYANLSEMALHYIGGILYHAPALIALTNPSTNSFKRLVPGYEAPVNLVYSKGNRSAAVRIPVAAVTPKGCRIEFRTPDSTANPYLAFSAMLMAGLDGIKNKMNPEELGYGPYDKNIYELSDADKEKIRSVPGTLDEALDSLEADHGFLLEGDVFTEDFIANYVALKRSEAQEVAIRVHPHEYSLYFDV, via the coding sequence ATGTCGGTTGAAAAAGTGTTGCAAACGATTAAAGAGAACAATATCGAGTGGGTTGATTTTCGTTTTGTAGATTTAGGTGGACGTGCTCACCACATTTCCTTGCCTGCTACTGAAGTAGAAGAAGAGACATTTGTAAATGGTGTAGCTTTTGACGGATCTTCCATTACAGGTTTTCGTGGGATTGAAGAATCCGACATGGTTATGATGCCGGATCCAAGTACTACATACATCGATCCTTTTACAGCTCACCCAACACTCAACATCATGTGCGACATTTTCACTCCTGATGGCGAACGTTACGAGCGCGATCCTCGCGGTATCGCAGTAAAAGCCGAAGAGTTCCTGCAAGCAAGCGGAGTGGGAACAGCAGCATTCTTCGCACCTGAGTCTGAGTTCTTTATCTTTGACGATGTGCGTTACGAGAGCGGAATGAATAGTTCTTCATACTTCGTGGATTCCGAAGAAGCTGTATGGAACACTAATCGTAAAGACGAAGGCGGCAACCTTGCATTTAAAGTTGGCGTTAAGGGTGGCTATGTTCCTGTAGCACCGGTGGATTCCCAACAGGATATTCGCAGTGAAATGTGTCGTTTGCTTGCTGAAGCGGGACTGCGCATTGAACGTCATCATCATGAAGTAGCAACTGCTGGTCAGGCAGAAATCAACTTCCGGTTTGATACCCTGAAGAAAACAGCAGATAACCTTCTTACTTACAAATACATTGTACAAAACACTGCACGCCAGTACGGCAAAGTAGCAACATTCATGCCAAAACCACTGTTCGGCGATAACGGTAGCGGAATGCATGTACATCAATCGATCTTTAATGGCGATGAGCCTTTGTTCTATGAAAAAGGCGCTTATGCTAACCTGAGCGAAATGGCTTTGCATTACATCGGCGGTATCCTATATCATGCTCCAGCATTGATTGCCTTGACTAACCCAAGTACCAACTCGTTCAAACGTCTGGTTCCTGGTTATGAAGCACCAGTTAACTTGGTTTACTCCAAAGGTAACCGTTCTGCTGCAGTTCGTATCCCAGTTGCGGCTGTGACACCTAAAGGTTGTCGTATCGAATTCCGCACACCTGACTCCACAGCTAACCCTTACCTGGCATTCTCGGCAATGCTGATGGCTGGTCTGGATGGTATCAAGAACAAGATGAACCCTGAAGAATTGGGTTATGGTCCTTATGACAAGAATATTTATGAATTGTCCGACGCAGACAAAGAGAAGATCCGCAGCGTTCCAGGAACTTTGGACGAAGCCCTTGACTCTTTGGAAGCTGACCACGGTTTCCTGTTAGAAGGCGACGTGTTCACTGAAGACTTTATTGCTAACTATGTTGCACTGAAACGTTCCGAAGCTCAAGAGGTTGCCATTCGTGTTCATCCACATGAATACTCCCTGTATTTTGATGTATAA